The following proteins are encoded in a genomic region of Methylobacterium tardum:
- a CDS encoding phosphoribosyltransferase-like protein: MAAFVRQFPVGLRPEMLSLLAEGTIITRGAVGQAFDRMTAASRARGEGGIVFARFSPNSGNVTGIALEQERRDTYLGAGHGFVRNLAELEVRLAGGPADCVAFVDDQFASGGRASAQILHWAGVPRERWPAAIQGERNIDMSAPGDRTLELLRSGRVRLMFVHGTESGRTRVAETARSAGFADLDVVFDRLIPASPILSGPLREFLAEVGRGLLRAIRHGDAPVDAAADAALAADAVGYGGIGSVMVTPTSAPSHAITALWCPGAYAGQPWLPLFLRRGYRKHLVFG, from the coding sequence GTGGCTGCCTTCGTCCGCCAGTTCCCGGTCGGCCTGCGTCCGGAGATGCTGTCCCTGCTGGCGGAAGGGACGATCATCACCCGCGGCGCGGTCGGGCAAGCCTTCGATCGGATGACCGCCGCGTCGCGGGCCCGGGGTGAGGGTGGAATCGTCTTCGCCCGCTTCTCGCCGAACAGCGGCAACGTGACCGGCATCGCGCTGGAGCAGGAGCGCCGGGACACCTATCTCGGCGCCGGCCACGGCTTTGTCCGAAATCTGGCCGAGCTTGAGGTCCGCCTGGCGGGTGGTCCGGCCGACTGCGTCGCCTTCGTCGACGACCAGTTCGCCAGCGGCGGCCGTGCCAGCGCCCAGATCCTGCACTGGGCCGGCGTCCCGCGCGAGCGATGGCCCGCCGCGATCCAGGGCGAGCGCAACATCGACATGAGCGCCCCCGGCGACCGGACGCTGGAGCTGCTGCGGTCCGGCAGGGTCAGGCTGATGTTCGTGCACGGCACCGAGTCCGGGCGTACCCGCGTCGCCGAGACCGCGCGGTCCGCGGGCTTCGCCGACCTCGACGTCGTCTTCGACCGACTGATCCCGGCGAGCCCGATCCTGTCGGGACCGTTGCGGGAATTCCTCGCCGAGGTGGGTCGTGGCCTGTTGCGGGCCATCAGGCACGGCGACGCTCCGGTCGACGCCGCGGCGGACGCGGCGCTCGCGGCCGACGCGGTCGGCTACGGCGGCATCGGCAGCGTCATGGTCACGCCCACCAGCGCCCCCTCGCACGCGATCACCGCGCTGTGGTGTCCCGGCGCCTATGCCGGGCAACCCTGGCTCCCCCTGTTCCTCAGGCGCGGGTACCGGAAGCACCTCGTCTTCGGGTAG
- a CDS encoding PepSY domain-containing protein, which produces MAEFEGGIGKPCYEVKLLSDDGKLTHHRVDANSGQVTKSDDHPIESYFTSLKPSNLRDVDLSLRQAAVIAAKTGDKVAEAQIEREDDGVQYKITVVTNGEGHEVKVGADGRIIPSR; this is translated from the coding sequence ATGGCCGAGTTCGAGGGCGGGATTGGCAAGCCTTGCTACGAGGTCAAGCTGCTCAGCGACGATGGCAAGCTCACCCATCATCGTGTCGACGCTAATTCCGGTCAGGTGACCAAAAGCGACGATCATCCGATCGAAAGCTATTTCACTTCATTGAAACCGTCTAACCTGCGAGATGTCGATTTGAGCTTAAGGCAAGCGGCCGTCATCGCTGCGAAAACTGGCGACAAGGTCGCGGAAGCTCAAATCGAACGCGAGGATGACGGCGTGCAATACAAAATCACGGTGGTGACTAACGGCGAGGGGCACGAGGTCAAGGTCGGGGCTGACGGAAGGATCATACCGAGCAGGTAG
- a CDS encoding phospholipase D-like domain-containing protein, translating to MHHPPHTAPVALTGGTELLQPSLTCWRIERTARFAPIIDAAAYFAHLRSALLGARHAILFIGWEFDTRIKLDPDHPLPGLPEELGPFLAELGRRRPELSIRVLQWNLGLLGTLARGTTPLYLLNWMRARGFQFRLDSAHPPGASHHQKIVVIDDALAFCGGIDMTDDRWDTRAHDDHDGRRVRPSGRPYAPFHDATVAVDGAAAAALGTLARERWRHATGERIAPPGPPVQDPWPDGLTPLLRDVAVGIARTAPAYHSRPGVHEIEQLYLAAITAARHTIYIESQYFAARCVAEAVAARLQEPDGAEIVVINPARAVGWLEEKAMGRGRSRVLAHIRSADRYGRFRIYRPVTANGQPIYVHAKVMIVDDRVLKIGSSNLNNRSMGLDTECDLAVEAASDQGTDRAVAAESAACGTLF from the coding sequence ATGCATCATCCACCCCACACGGCACCGGTCGCGCTCACAGGCGGCACAGAGTTGCTGCAGCCAAGCTTGACCTGCTGGCGTATCGAGCGGACAGCGCGTTTTGCCCCGATCATCGATGCTGCCGCATACTTCGCTCATCTGCGCAGCGCTCTCTTGGGCGCCCGCCATGCGATCCTGTTCATCGGCTGGGAGTTCGATACTCGCATCAAGCTCGATCCCGATCACCCGCTGCCGGGCTTGCCGGAGGAGCTTGGGCCGTTCCTGGCGGAACTCGGTCGGCGCAGGCCAGAGCTCAGCATTCGGGTGCTGCAGTGGAATTTGGGGCTCCTTGGCACCCTGGCGCGCGGAACTACGCCACTCTACCTCCTGAATTGGATGCGCGCTCGCGGCTTCCAGTTCCGACTCGACAGCGCCCACCCGCCGGGGGCCTCGCATCACCAAAAGATCGTGGTGATCGACGATGCGCTCGCCTTCTGCGGCGGCATCGACATGACAGACGACCGCTGGGATACCCGCGCCCACGATGATCATGATGGACGGAGGGTGCGCCCGTCAGGGCGACCCTACGCGCCGTTCCACGATGCCACGGTCGCGGTAGACGGCGCGGCTGCCGCGGCCCTGGGTACCCTCGCTCGCGAGCGCTGGCGGCATGCCACCGGCGAGCGGATCGCGCCGCCCGGTCCGCCCGTGCAAGATCCTTGGCCTGATGGGTTGACGCCGCTTCTGCGCGACGTGGCGGTCGGAATCGCTCGGACCGCGCCTGCCTATCATAGCCGCCCTGGCGTGCATGAGATCGAGCAACTCTACCTCGCCGCCATCACAGCCGCTCGGCACACGATCTACATAGAGAGCCAATACTTCGCCGCACGCTGCGTCGCCGAGGCCGTTGCTGCCCGCCTACAGGAGCCGGATGGAGCCGAGATCGTTGTCATCAACCCAGCTCGCGCCGTCGGTTGGCTTGAGGAAAAGGCGATGGGGCGGGGCCGAAGCCGCGTCCTGGCACACATCCGCTCCGCGGATCGCTATGGGCGCTTCCGCATCTACCGTCCCGTGACGGCGAACGGGCAGCCGATCTACGTGCATGCAAAGGTGATGATCGTCGACGACCGGGTGCTGAAGATCGGCTCATCCAACCTGAACAACCGCTCGATGGGTCTGGATACGGAATGTGATTTGGCCGTCGAAGCCGCGTCCGATCAAGGAACCGATCGAGCGGTCGCGGCGGAATCCGCGGCTTGCGGAACGCTCTTCTAG
- a CDS encoding DedA family protein, which yields MLVDNIFPPIPSELIMPLAGFAAARGELSLVGVFLAGSAGSLSGALIWYGVGRWLGRERLRRFAARHGRWLTLSPAEVDRVGAWFARRGGVTVLIGRVVPGVRSLISVPAGVAAMPLTPFLVCSTLGTIVWTGLLTAAGYWLGENYLLVGRFVEPIGNGVLILALVLYLYRVATFEPGTGARG from the coding sequence ATGCTGGTCGACAACATCTTCCCGCCGATCCCCTCCGAGCTTATCATGCCGTTGGCAGGCTTTGCCGCGGCACGCGGCGAACTCAGCCTCGTCGGCGTGTTCCTCGCCGGCTCGGCCGGATCGCTCTCCGGAGCGCTGATCTGGTACGGCGTGGGGCGCTGGCTGGGGCGCGAGCGCCTGAGACGCTTCGCCGCCCGGCATGGTCGTTGGCTGACCCTGAGCCCGGCGGAGGTCGACCGGGTCGGCGCCTGGTTCGCCCGACGCGGTGGCGTGACCGTTCTGATCGGTCGCGTCGTCCCGGGCGTGCGCAGCCTCATCTCGGTGCCGGCCGGGGTTGCCGCAATGCCGCTCACGCCCTTTCTGGTCTGCTCGACCCTGGGCACGATCGTCTGGACCGGGCTGCTGACGGCGGCCGGATACTGGCTTGGCGAGAACTACCTCCTGGTGGGCCGTTTCGTCGAGCCGATCGGCAATGGCGTGTTGATCCTGGCGCTCGTGCTCTATCTCTACCGTGTTGCCACCTTCGAGCCCGGGACGGGCGCTCGGGGCTGA
- a CDS encoding sodium:proton exchanger, translating to MKRFLMLVAVAVAATLPAVILRFGGWRLSPFVDVAAFGIAILAAGFLLSWGAETAEQYVSQGLILAAVALVTVLPEYAVDIYYAYMAGASGPDSRYAQYAAANMTGANRLLVGLAWPLMVGLHWMKDRHRSIGLAPGNAVEVGFLLVASLYAFVIVLKRAISLVDFVVLLAIFGTYVWRVRSMQKSDNPEEAEEPGPAAALDTLSPGLQWAAMAGLVATASGVILVSAEPFAEAMVNTGRAIGLNEFLLIQWLAPLASEAPAITVAVLFVRANRAGDGLIAMISDKINQWTLLVGMLPLALSIGAGATSPLPLDTRQNEEFFLTAAQSLLGIALLLRLRFGLVSALTLAGLFAVQVGLAFVYRNDEARTITTLTWLAWTYLGLAGLLFLINRRRLVALLRSAITGDVSDVEPSEDRDDPAPRRGGREASSLVG from the coding sequence GTGAAGCGCTTTCTGATGCTGGTTGCCGTCGCTGTCGCGGCAACCCTTCCGGCCGTCATCCTCCGCTTCGGGGGCTGGCGGTTGAGCCCCTTTGTCGATGTCGCCGCATTCGGCATCGCCATCCTGGCCGCTGGCTTTTTGCTGTCCTGGGGCGCTGAGACGGCCGAGCAGTACGTCTCCCAAGGCCTCATCCTTGCAGCAGTGGCGCTGGTGACCGTGCTGCCGGAATACGCCGTCGACATCTACTATGCCTACATGGCTGGCGCTTCCGGCCCGGACTCGCGGTACGCGCAGTACGCGGCCGCCAACATGACGGGCGCGAATCGGTTGCTCGTCGGCCTGGCCTGGCCGCTGATGGTCGGGCTGCACTGGATGAAGGACCGCCACCGCTCGATCGGCCTCGCGCCCGGCAACGCCGTCGAGGTCGGGTTCCTATTGGTTGCCAGCCTCTACGCCTTCGTGATCGTCCTCAAGCGCGCCATCTCGCTCGTCGACTTCGTCGTGCTTCTCGCGATTTTCGGAACCTATGTCTGGCGCGTGCGCAGCATGCAGAAGAGCGACAATCCGGAGGAAGCCGAGGAGCCGGGACCAGCCGCGGCGCTCGACACACTGTCTCCGGGCCTGCAATGGGCGGCAATGGCCGGACTTGTGGCGACGGCGAGTGGCGTGATCCTGGTTTCAGCCGAGCCCTTCGCCGAGGCCATGGTCAACACGGGCCGGGCGATTGGGCTCAACGAGTTCCTGCTGATCCAGTGGCTGGCCCCCCTGGCCAGCGAGGCCCCGGCGATAACGGTGGCGGTTTTGTTCGTGCGTGCCAACCGTGCCGGTGACGGGCTGATCGCGATGATCAGCGACAAGATCAACCAGTGGACCCTGCTCGTCGGCATGCTGCCGCTCGCCCTGAGCATTGGTGCGGGCGCGACGAGCCCCCTGCCACTCGATACGCGCCAGAACGAGGAGTTCTTCCTGACGGCGGCCCAGTCGCTGCTCGGCATCGCGCTCCTGCTGCGCCTGCGCTTCGGGTTGGTGTCCGCGCTAACGTTGGCTGGTCTGTTCGCCGTTCAGGTCGGGCTGGCCTTCGTCTACCGCAACGACGAGGCGCGCACGATCACGACGCTGACTTGGCTGGCTTGGACTTACCTTGGGCTGGCCGGCCTCCTGTTCCTGATCAATCGGCGGCGGCTCGTTGCTCTGCTGCGCAGCGCAATCACGGGCGATGTCTCCGACGTCGAGCCGTCCGAAGACAGGGACGATCCGGCCCCGCGGCGGGGCGGGCGAGAAGCCAGTTCGCTCGTCGGCTGA